The Pantoea alfalfae genome includes a region encoding these proteins:
- a CDS encoding sensor domain-containing diguanylate cyclase, producing MNPMIKPSFTAVWSTDAQGICIASQESPAGLIPELKGVTLSSWLRLAQADDDAKIALQLTAALELLRPFHIEVPIHCLDGRTRRVLVSGLPDCQPGTSHLQYNGFILDVTGQRKALEDALRTAAEYRLLIENSTDLIAHCDAEGRYVSISPSYSEIIGWTTEEVVGQLVVDFLHPDDRELATEALGCIFSGGVLPDVVEVRKLHRDGHYISLGTKACGVINPSSGKNIGAVLVSRDITRDKERMRNLERLATLDTLTGLHNRAWINEKVGFMLAQADDQAYTTVMFIDLNGFKAVNDLMGHATGDALLQQVSERLQHCMRPGDSVARLGGDEFVVAAKCSNHEAASAIALRIIDSLHAPFAINSMDVRIGAAIGISLARFGTATAKMLFENADKAMYQAKARRDGSYQFFEPAAE from the coding sequence ATGAATCCAATGATCAAACCTTCTTTTACCGCTGTTTGGTCTACGGATGCTCAGGGGATCTGCATCGCCAGTCAGGAAAGTCCTGCGGGTCTGATACCTGAGCTTAAAGGCGTGACGCTGAGTTCATGGCTGAGACTGGCGCAGGCTGACGACGATGCAAAGATCGCACTGCAACTGACTGCAGCCCTGGAATTGCTGAGGCCTTTCCATATTGAAGTGCCGATTCATTGTCTGGATGGCAGGACGCGTCGGGTTCTTGTTTCCGGCCTGCCGGATTGCCAGCCTGGCACCTCCCATCTGCAATACAACGGCTTTATTCTGGATGTGACCGGGCAGCGTAAAGCGCTGGAAGATGCACTGCGCACGGCGGCGGAATATCGTCTTCTGATTGAAAACAGTACCGATCTGATCGCCCATTGCGACGCGGAGGGCAGATACGTATCAATTTCTCCCTCTTACAGCGAAATCATAGGCTGGACAACCGAAGAGGTTGTGGGGCAACTGGTCGTGGATTTCCTGCACCCCGATGACCGCGAGTTAGCTACCGAAGCGCTGGGATGCATCTTCAGCGGCGGGGTACTGCCGGATGTCGTTGAGGTGCGTAAACTGCATCGCGACGGCCATTACATCTCACTGGGTACCAAAGCCTGTGGCGTCATCAATCCCAGTTCAGGAAAAAATATTGGTGCCGTGCTGGTGTCGCGCGACATCACGCGGGACAAAGAACGGATGCGTAATCTTGAGAGGCTGGCAACCCTGGACACGCTGACCGGGCTGCACAATCGTGCCTGGATTAACGAGAAGGTGGGATTCATGCTGGCGCAGGCAGACGATCAGGCCTACACCACAGTGATGTTTATCGATTTGAATGGCTTCAAGGCGGTGAACGATCTGATGGGTCATGCAACAGGCGATGCCCTGCTGCAGCAGGTCAGTGAACGGTTGCAGCACTGTATGCGTCCGGGCGACTCCGTTGCCCGACTGGGTGGTGATGAGTTTGTTGTGGCTGCTAAATGCAGCAATCACGAGGCCGCGTCAGCTATTGCCCTGCGGATTATTGACAGTCTGCATGCACCTTTCGCCATCAATAGCATGGATGTACGCATCGGCGCAGCGATTGGTATCAGCCTTGCCCGCTTCGGGACAGCAACAGCTAAAATGTTATTCGAGAATGCAGATAAGGCGATGTATCAGGCTAAAGCACGACGTGATGGTTCTTATCAGTTTTTTGAGCCAGCAGCGGAGTAG
- a CDS encoding glucose PTS transporter subunit EIIB, producing the protein MLSLKSFKQYFSRQPLTVEELEVDSALLERLVNCFGGRDNIQQVDACLTRLRVKVTSLKAVDTAGLQKAGAIGVVILGHEVHAIFGKQSDQLRQLLEERFFKPE; encoded by the coding sequence ATGTTGAGTCTCAAATCGTTTAAGCAATATTTCAGTCGGCAGCCGCTGACGGTGGAAGAGCTTGAGGTAGACAGCGCGCTACTGGAGCGTCTGGTCAACTGTTTTGGCGGACGTGACAATATTCAGCAGGTGGATGCCTGTTTAACCCGGCTGCGGGTGAAGGTGACATCGCTGAAAGCGGTGGATACGGCGGGATTGCAGAAGGCGGGGGCGATTGGCGTGGTGATTCTGGGGCATGAGGTGCATGCGATCTTTGGTAAGCAGTCCGACCAGCTGCGTCAGCTGCTGGAAGAACGTTTCTTTAAACCGGAGTAA
- a CDS encoding glycoside hydrolase family 53 protein — MTPKTLILALALAWATPLLAADKPAIGSAGPWPADFIKGADISSLAELEKQGAKFYNADNQQQDAIAILKASGINTIRLRLWVDPTDGSGHTYGGGGNDLATTLALAKRVKAAGLKLLLDIHYSDFWTDPGKQFKPKAWQSLTFSQLETQVHDYTRDTIARFRADGVMPDIVQIGNELNGGMLWPEGKSWGQNGGEFGRLAGLLKAGISGVRENLSDPHQVKIMLHLAEGTKNDTFRWWFDEIVKRDVPFDVIGLSMYTYWNGPISALKANMDDISRRYDKDVMVVEAAYGYTLENCDNAENSFQAKEEQAGGYPGTVAGQAAYLHDLIKAVLAVPDHRGKGVVYWEPAWIPAPGNTWATPAGMKYIHDEWKQGNARENQALFDCHGKALPSLQVFH; from the coding sequence ATGACGCCCAAAACATTGATTCTCGCCCTGGCGCTGGCCTGGGCGACGCCGCTGCTCGCCGCCGATAAGCCTGCCATCGGCTCTGCCGGGCCGTGGCCCGCCGATTTTATCAAAGGTGCGGACATCTCTTCACTGGCAGAGCTGGAGAAGCAGGGCGCGAAATTCTACAACGCGGACAACCAGCAGCAGGATGCTATCGCCATTCTGAAAGCCAGCGGCATCAACACTATCCGGCTGCGGTTGTGGGTCGATCCCACTGACGGCAGCGGTCACACCTACGGTGGTGGCGGCAACGATCTGGCGACTACGCTGGCACTGGCGAAGCGGGTTAAAGCAGCGGGCCTGAAGCTGCTGCTGGATATTCACTACAGCGACTTCTGGACCGATCCGGGCAAGCAGTTCAAGCCCAAAGCCTGGCAGTCACTGACCTTTTCGCAGCTGGAAACGCAGGTGCATGACTACACCCGCGACACCATCGCCCGCTTTAGAGCAGATGGCGTCATGCCGGATATCGTGCAGATTGGCAACGAGCTTAACGGCGGCATGCTCTGGCCGGAAGGCAAGAGCTGGGGCCAGAACGGCGGCGAGTTTGGTCGGCTGGCCGGCCTGCTGAAAGCCGGGATCAGCGGGGTGCGCGAGAACCTCAGCGATCCGCATCAGGTGAAGATCATGCTGCATCTGGCCGAGGGTACTAAAAACGATACCTTCCGCTGGTGGTTCGATGAAATCGTTAAGCGTGATGTGCCGTTCGATGTGATCGGTCTGTCGATGTACACCTACTGGAACGGCCCGATTAGCGCTCTGAAAGCCAACATGGATGATATCTCCCGGCGCTATGACAAAGACGTGATGGTGGTGGAAGCCGCCTATGGCTACACGCTGGAAAACTGCGACAACGCTGAGAACAGTTTCCAGGCAAAAGAGGAGCAGGCAGGCGGCTATCCCGGCACGGTCGCGGGGCAGGCGGCCTATCTGCATGACCTGATTAAAGCGGTGCTGGCAGTGCCGGACCATCGCGGCAAGGGTGTGGTCTACTGGGAACCGGCGTGGATCCCCGCGCCCGGCAATACCTGGGCTACGCCCGCCGGCATGAAATATATCCACGACGAATGGAAACAGGGTAACGCCCGCGAGAACCAGGCGCTGTTTGACTGTCACGGCAAGGCGCTGCCTTCGCTACAGGTTTTTCATTAA
- a CDS encoding SDR family NAD(P)-dependent oxidoreductase, with translation MMKLSGKIALVTGGNSGIGLAVARRFAEEGARVFIIGRREAQLAEAVALIGGQVEAIQGDITRSNDLARLFETLGTRAGRLDILVNASGVSEPASLEETTEEHIDRAFNLNVRAMVLTVQHAVRLMGEGSSVVLVGSVAGAIANPGYGSYSASKAAVRSYARTWNSELAPRGIRVNTLSPGPTNTPMFDRASDEVRQTLTARIPAKRLGNPEEVAAAALFLASDESSYISGTELVIDGGMIA, from the coding sequence ATGATGAAACTGAGTGGAAAAATCGCCCTTGTCACCGGGGGTAATAGCGGTATCGGTCTTGCTGTCGCTCGCCGTTTTGCAGAGGAAGGTGCACGCGTTTTTATCATCGGCCGACGGGAAGCGCAGCTGGCTGAGGCAGTCGCACTGATCGGCGGTCAGGTCGAGGCCATCCAGGGCGATATCACCCGCTCAAATGACCTTGCGCGTCTGTTCGAAACCCTGGGCACCAGAGCGGGTCGCCTTGATATCCTCGTCAACGCTTCAGGTGTGTCAGAACCGGCCAGCCTGGAAGAGACCACGGAAGAACACATCGATCGCGCTTTTAATCTGAATGTGCGAGCCATGGTGCTGACGGTGCAGCACGCAGTGCGGCTGATGGGCGAGGGCAGCAGTGTCGTGCTGGTGGGTTCCGTTGCGGGCGCGATAGCGAATCCCGGTTATGGCAGCTATTCCGCCAGCAAGGCCGCGGTACGGTCTTATGCCCGCACCTGGAATAGTGAGCTGGCACCGCGCGGCATCAGGGTCAACACGCTGAGTCCTGGTCCGACCAATACCCCGATGTTTGACCGGGCCAGCGATGAAGTCAGGCAGACGCTGACCGCCCGGATCCCGGCAAAGCGGCTGGGAAATCCTGAGGAGGTGGCGGCTGCGGCACTGTTCCTGGCTTCAGATGAAAGCAGCTATATCAGTGGCACCGAGCTGGTGATTGATGGCGGGATGATTGCATAA
- a CDS encoding COG4705 family protein has protein sequence MQNNNTASHALSKVPAVTAAFWLTKIAATTLGETGGDAVTMSMNLGYLTGTLIFAIIFLVAVVVQINRTSFNKWIYWFTVVATTTVGTTMADFADRSLNMGYLGGTLLLSTLLILSLFLWKMTCGTVAVSSVNNAVTESFYWVTIMFSQTLGTALGDWTADSEGLGYDGGILLFVGALAIIWAASRFTSLSRTALFWAAFILTRPLGAVVGDFLDKPLASGGLALSRYGASLTLALIIIAFLVVLPQRAAMKTAPAN, from the coding sequence ATGCAAAATAACAACACAGCTTCTCACGCTCTGAGTAAAGTTCCGGCCGTTACCGCGGCTTTCTGGTTGACTAAAATCGCTGCAACCACCCTGGGTGAAACCGGCGGCGATGCGGTGACGATGTCGATGAATCTCGGTTACCTGACCGGAACACTGATTTTCGCCATCATCTTTCTGGTCGCTGTCGTAGTGCAGATCAATCGCACCAGCTTCAACAAATGGATCTACTGGTTCACCGTCGTGGCGACGACCACTGTCGGTACAACGATGGCGGACTTTGCCGATCGCTCACTGAACATGGGTTATCTGGGCGGTACGCTGCTGCTGAGCACTCTGCTGATCCTCTCTCTTTTTCTCTGGAAAATGACCTGTGGAACGGTCGCAGTGAGTTCGGTAAACAACGCTGTTACTGAGAGTTTTTACTGGGTCACCATTATGTTTTCTCAGACACTGGGAACAGCATTGGGTGACTGGACGGCAGACAGCGAAGGGCTGGGTTACGATGGCGGGATCCTGCTGTTTGTTGGCGCGCTGGCGATCATCTGGGCGGCAAGTCGCTTTACTTCCCTTTCACGCACCGCGCTGTTCTGGGCAGCCTTTATCCTGACCCGGCCACTGGGTGCCGTTGTCGGTGACTTCCTGGACAAACCCCTTGCTTCAGGCGGACTGGCGCTGAGTCGCTATGGCGCCTCGCTGACGCTGGCACTGATCATCATCGCTTTTCTGGTGGTGCTGCCACAGCGCGCGGCAATGAAGACCGCCCCCGCGAATTAA
- a CDS encoding beta-galactosidase — protein MNKFPPLSARVNRLLHGADYNPEQWAHQPGIIDDDVAMMKQANCNVMSVGIFSWAKLEPEEGRYEFGWLDEVIDTLWLQGISVFLATPSGARPAWMSQAYPEVLRVGRDRVPALHGGRHNHCMTSPVYRQKVQAMNSRLAARYAHHPAVVGWHISNEYGGECHCDRCQQAFRGWLQRRYETLEKLNLAWWSDFWSHTYTDWSQIVSPAPQGEMSIHGLNLDWRRFMTDQVTDFCREEIKPLKQANPDLPATTNFMEYFYDYDYWKLAPALDFISWDSYPMWHNEKDETTLACYTAMYHDLMRTLKQGKPFVLMESTPGSTNWQPTSKLKKPGMHILSSLQAVAHGADAVQYFQWRKSRGSVEKFHGAVVDHVGHIDTRTGREVSELGRMLAAMTPVMGSRVEARVAIIFDWESRWAMDNAQGPRNLGLHYERTVNEHYRAFWEQGVAVDVINGDSDLSGYDLVIAPMLYMVRDGFAARVEQHVERGGHFVASYWSGIVNESDLCYPGGFPGPLRPLLGIWSEEIDSLTDEEFNGVRGVRGNELGLSGPYQARELCEHIHLEGATALASYESDFYAGTPAVTVNRIGQGKAWYIASRNDLPFHRDFYGALIKQLGLPRALATELPPGVVVQRRTDGEQAFLFVQNFTVQTQQVSLPVGVSDLIDGSGVGELLTLGPWGCRVLSGPME, from the coding sequence ATGAATAAATTTCCCCCGCTGAGCGCCCGGGTTAACCGGCTGCTGCATGGTGCTGACTACAATCCGGAACAGTGGGCGCACCAGCCGGGCATTATTGATGACGACGTCGCGATGATGAAGCAGGCGAACTGCAACGTGATGTCGGTGGGTATTTTCAGCTGGGCGAAGCTGGAGCCGGAAGAGGGGCGCTATGAGTTTGGCTGGCTGGATGAGGTGATCGATACGCTCTGGCTGCAGGGGATTTCCGTGTTTCTCGCCACACCGAGCGGGGCCAGGCCGGCCTGGATGTCGCAGGCGTATCCTGAGGTGTTGCGCGTGGGGCGCGATCGTGTACCTGCCCTGCACGGTGGCCGTCATAACCACTGTATGACCTCGCCGGTTTATCGCCAGAAAGTGCAGGCGATGAATAGCCGCCTGGCCGCGCGTTACGCGCATCATCCGGCGGTGGTCGGCTGGCATATCTCTAATGAGTATGGGGGCGAGTGTCATTGCGATCGCTGTCAGCAGGCCTTTCGCGGCTGGCTGCAGCGTCGTTATGAGACGCTGGAGAAGCTGAATCTCGCCTGGTGGAGTGACTTCTGGAGTCATACCTACACAGACTGGTCACAGATTGTGTCGCCTGCGCCGCAGGGCGAGATGTCGATTCATGGTCTGAATCTGGACTGGCGGCGATTTATGACCGATCAGGTGACTGACTTCTGTCGGGAGGAGATTAAACCGCTGAAGCAGGCCAATCCCGATCTGCCCGCGACCACTAATTTCATGGAATATTTCTACGACTACGATTACTGGAAGCTTGCACCGGCGCTCGATTTTATCTCCTGGGATAGCTACCCGATGTGGCATAACGAGAAGGATGAGACCACGCTCGCCTGTTATACCGCGATGTACCATGATTTGATGCGCACCCTGAAGCAGGGCAAGCCGTTTGTATTGATGGAGTCGACGCCTGGCTCAACGAACTGGCAGCCGACCAGTAAACTGAAGAAGCCGGGGATGCATATTCTCTCTTCGCTGCAGGCAGTGGCGCATGGTGCGGACGCGGTGCAATATTTTCAGTGGCGCAAGAGTCGGGGATCGGTCGAGAAGTTTCACGGCGCGGTGGTTGATCATGTCGGCCATATTGATACGCGAACAGGGCGTGAAGTGAGTGAGCTGGGCCGGATGCTGGCGGCCATGACGCCGGTAATGGGCAGTCGGGTTGAGGCGCGCGTCGCGATTATTTTCGACTGGGAGAGTCGCTGGGCAATGGATAACGCGCAGGGCCCACGCAATCTTGGTCTGCACTATGAGCGTACGGTAAACGAGCACTACCGCGCGTTCTGGGAGCAGGGTGTTGCGGTAGATGTGATTAACGGCGACAGCGATCTCAGCGGTTACGATCTGGTGATAGCGCCAATGCTGTATATGGTACGCGACGGTTTTGCGGCGCGGGTTGAGCAGCATGTTGAGCGGGGCGGGCATTTCGTGGCCAGTTACTGGAGCGGCATCGTGAATGAGAGCGATCTCTGTTATCCGGGAGGATTCCCTGGGCCGTTGCGGCCGCTGCTCGGCATCTGGTCAGAAGAGATCGATAGTCTGACCGATGAGGAGTTTAACGGCGTGCGCGGGGTGCGTGGCAATGAGCTGGGTCTGAGCGGGCCATATCAGGCGCGGGAGCTTTGCGAGCATATTCATCTCGAAGGGGCCACGGCGCTGGCCAGTTACGAGAGTGATTTTTATGCCGGAACCCCGGCGGTGACGGTGAATCGGATTGGTCAGGGTAAAGCCTGGTATATTGCGTCACGTAATGATCTGCCGTTCCATCGGGATTTTTATGGTGCGCTGATTAAGCAGCTTGGGTTACCGCGTGCGCTGGCGACTGAGCTGCCGCCAGGCGTTGTCGTTCAGCGGCGAACTGATGGTGAACAAGCATTTCTGTTTGTGCAGAACTTTACCGTTCAGACGCAGCAGGTCTCGTTGCCTGTCGGGGTGAGTGATTTGATTGATGGCTCGGGTGTGGGGGAATTGCTGACGCTTGGGCCATGGGGATGTCGGGTTCTGAGTGGGCCAATGGAGTAG
- a CDS encoding glutathione peroxidase: protein MSPFYQLSATSLNGQPIPMADYAGKVVLVVNTASHCGFTPQYAGLETLYKKYAAQGLVILGFPCNQFGKQEPGSADDIAQTCHINYGVSFPMSGKVDVNGTGTHPIFRYLKEELPGVLGGRIKWNFTKFLIGRDGKPIKRFAPTTTPEKMEAAILAAL, encoded by the coding sequence ATGTCTCCCTTTTATCAACTCTCTGCCACCAGCCTGAATGGTCAGCCAATCCCGATGGCCGACTATGCTGGCAAGGTGGTTCTGGTGGTGAATACCGCCAGTCATTGTGGATTCACGCCACAATATGCAGGGCTTGAAACACTCTACAAAAAGTATGCCGCTCAGGGCCTGGTGATACTCGGTTTTCCCTGTAACCAGTTCGGTAAACAGGAACCGGGTAGTGCCGATGACATCGCGCAGACATGCCACATCAACTATGGTGTGAGTTTTCCTATGTCAGGAAAAGTAGACGTTAACGGCACCGGAACGCACCCGATTTTCCGTTACCTGAAAGAAGAATTACCCGGCGTGCTGGGTGGCCGTATTAAATGGAACTTCACTAAGTTCCTGATTGGGCGTGATGGCAAACCCATCAAACGATTTGCCCCGACCACTACGCCGGAAAAAATGGAAGCTGCCATTCTGGCTGCACTTTAA
- a CDS encoding FAD-binding domain-containing protein, whose protein sequence is MHPGHFPPMPIPTTTSTNPALRIYNSVSQAHARDPATSFLIVWVSENRGVSDTSIFNAMMKPAGFNKLIIYRIKEAT, encoded by the coding sequence ATGCATCCCGGTCATTTTCCGCCAATGCCGATACCGACCACAACATCAACCAACCCCGCACTTCGCATCTATAATTCAGTGTCCCAGGCCCATGCGCGCGATCCGGCCACCAGCTTTCTCATCGTATGGGTGTCTGAAAATCGTGGTGTCAGCGATACCTCGATTTTCAATGCCATGATGAAGCCCGCCGGATTTAACAAGCTCATCATTTACAGAATTAAGGAAGCCACATGA
- a CDS encoding SDR family oxidoreductase, with translation MILSLENQVALVTGASSGLGYACAEALAKAGAGVVVNYHSQAEPAEELVEKIRADGGRAIAVKGDVSKEADVENLFAQTIAEFGRLDILVANSGLQKDAPSIEMSLADWNTVLDVNLTGQFLCARAALRQFRDQEHRPEISRAVGKIIHMSSVHQLIPWAGHVNYAASKGGVDLLMKSLAQEVGEDRIRVNSVAPGAIATAINEEATQGEAGKALLKLIPYGRIGAAEDVANAVVWLASDLSDYVHGTTLFIDGGMSLYPGFRDNG, from the coding sequence ATGATCTTATCACTCGAAAATCAGGTTGCACTGGTTACTGGCGCTAGCTCAGGTCTCGGCTATGCCTGCGCAGAAGCACTTGCCAAAGCAGGTGCTGGTGTGGTGGTTAACTACCATAGCCAGGCGGAACCTGCCGAAGAGCTGGTTGAAAAAATCCGTGCAGACGGTGGACGCGCCATTGCAGTAAAGGGAGACGTATCAAAAGAGGCTGATGTAGAAAATCTCTTTGCCCAGACGATTGCTGAATTCGGCAGGCTGGATATCCTGGTGGCTAACTCAGGGCTGCAGAAAGATGCGCCTTCCATTGAGATGTCGCTTGCAGACTGGAATACCGTTCTGGACGTGAACCTGACCGGGCAGTTCCTTTGCGCACGGGCTGCGCTGCGTCAGTTTCGTGACCAGGAGCACCGCCCGGAGATCAGTCGGGCTGTAGGTAAGATCATTCATATGAGCTCGGTTCATCAGCTCATTCCCTGGGCCGGACATGTTAATTACGCCGCCTCAAAAGGCGGGGTTGATTTGCTGATGAAAAGCCTGGCACAGGAAGTAGGCGAAGATCGCATACGCGTAAACTCAGTCGCACCCGGCGCTATCGCGACTGCCATTAACGAAGAAGCGACCCAGGGCGAAGCGGGTAAAGCGTTGTTAAAACTCATCCCTTATGGGCGTATCGGTGCGGCGGAAGATGTGGCGAATGCAGTGGTCTGGCTGGCCAGTGATCTTTCCGACTATGTTCATGGCACTACACTGTTTATCGATGGTGGGATGAGTCTTTATCCCGGATTTCGCGATAATGGTTAA
- a CDS encoding winged helix-turn-helix transcriptional regulator, which yields MATDITQLLAEINSTRPVLEQVANKWSVLILTVLCSQPSRFNAIKRRLDPITHKSLTEALRRLERNGLVSRRVIASSPVAVEYAITPLGRTLQDPFVALVNWAKQHGGAMEQAQVDYDEGRDSEESA from the coding sequence ATGGCAACTGATATCACCCAGCTACTGGCCGAGATCAACAGCACGCGCCCTGTCCTGGAACAGGTAGCGAATAAGTGGTCGGTCTTAATCCTGACTGTATTATGCTCTCAGCCCTCACGTTTTAATGCCATCAAACGCAGGCTCGACCCCATCACCCATAAATCTCTGACAGAGGCCTTACGCCGGCTGGAACGCAACGGACTGGTAAGCCGCCGTGTGATTGCTTCATCGCCAGTGGCGGTCGAATATGCGATTACGCCGCTGGGCCGGACATTGCAGGATCCTTTCGTCGCGCTGGTGAACTGGGCAAAGCAACATGGAGGTGCCATGGAGCAGGCGCAGGTGGATTATGATGAAGGGCGGGATAGCGAAGAATCTGCATGA
- a CDS encoding maltoporin — METRLRTAAVTLAAALTSPTLYAAIDNIDFHGYLRGGVGVSQDGGIEEYQKNKVGRLGNEADTYGEVELGSEVYKKDDVSFYVDTMVSMFSDGSNDNETTFGDDAQFGLRQLNLQIKGLVPGDKDAVIWGGKRYYQRHDLHIIDTKYWNISGSGAGIENYTLGPGAISFAWIRGDANDVDYRVDGDNDVNINYLDLRYAGWKPWNGAWTEFGIDYAMPNTTNKQKEYGGLYDADNGVMLTSEISQDMWGGYQKLVFQYANKGLAQNMISQGGGWYDMWNDTQNATGYRVINTGLLPITDKFSLNQVFTWGSADDVTAQSRKSTLLSLVGRGQYQFTQYVRGIGEVGSFWQKDENKVGSDYKAAGQKYTLALGLAAGPEFMSRPELRLFASYLNDSEDGHSFKDNTSNNTWNFGVQVEAWW, encoded by the coding sequence ATGGAAACAAGGTTACGTACTGCTGCTGTGACGCTTGCTGCGGCCCTGACCTCCCCGACGCTCTATGCCGCCATCGACAACATCGATTTCCATGGCTATCTGCGTGGTGGCGTTGGCGTATCACAGGATGGCGGTATTGAAGAGTATCAAAAGAACAAGGTTGGCCGTCTCGGCAATGAAGCCGACACTTATGGCGAGGTTGAGCTGGGCAGCGAAGTCTACAAAAAGGATGACGTCAGTTTTTACGTCGACACCATGGTCAGTATGTTCTCCGACGGCTCAAACGATAACGAAACTACCTTCGGCGACGATGCGCAATTTGGCCTGCGTCAGCTCAACCTGCAGATCAAAGGACTGGTGCCGGGTGATAAAGATGCGGTGATCTGGGGCGGTAAACGCTACTACCAGCGTCACGATCTGCACATCATTGATACCAAGTACTGGAACATCTCGGGTTCAGGTGCCGGTATCGAAAACTACACGCTGGGTCCGGGCGCTATCTCCTTTGCCTGGATTCGTGGCGATGCGAATGACGTGGATTACCGCGTCGATGGCGACAACGACGTCAACATTAACTACCTCGATCTTCGCTATGCCGGCTGGAAACCCTGGAACGGCGCCTGGACCGAATTTGGTATTGATTACGCCATGCCAAACACCACCAACAAACAGAAAGAATATGGTGGACTGTATGACGCAGATAACGGCGTCATGCTCACCAGTGAAATCAGTCAGGACATGTGGGGCGGCTACCAGAAGCTGGTGTTCCAGTACGCCAACAAAGGTCTGGCGCAGAACATGATTTCGCAGGGCGGCGGCTGGTATGACATGTGGAATGATACTCAAAACGCCACCGGCTACCGCGTGATTAACACCGGTCTGCTCCCGATCACCGACAAGTTCTCACTGAATCAGGTCTTTACCTGGGGATCGGCGGACGATGTCACCGCACAGAGCCGCAAAAGTACCCTGCTGTCGCTGGTGGGGCGTGGTCAGTATCAGTTTACGCAGTATGTCCGCGGCATCGGTGAAGTCGGTAGCTTCTGGCAGAAAGATGAAAACAAAGTGGGCAGCGATTATAAAGCGGCAGGACAGAAATATACGCTGGCGCTGGGTCTGGCAGCCGGTCCCGAATTTATGTCTCGTCCGGAACTTCGACTGTTTGCCTCTTACCTGAATGACTCAGAGGATGGACACAGCTTCAAAGACAACACCAGTAATAACACCTGGAACTTCGGCGTACAGGTTGAAGCCTGGTGGTAA
- a CDS encoding LacI family DNA-binding transcriptional regulator, which produces MKSKNATLEDVARHAGVSYQTVSRVLNKSANVSESTRRKVEHAIETLRYVPNRLAQQLVGKQSTTLGLVTTSLALHAPSQVAAAVKRYANAADYQVLIAMIDENVNQSLQDCINELKSQRVDKVIINVPLESSAAEQVVQENDDILCLFLDVDPYSAVFNVSFNPADGTRASVKYLYEQGHREFALLAGPEQSVSANLRLKSWLDTLESYRLRPVSISHGNWDAQSGYNGVLQLLREAPEFSALLVGNDQMALGVLSALHQRGVAVPGQISVIGYDDTYESAFFHPSLTTVSLDLDLQGKEAVARLLLASEQDEQRSSSILPAKLVVRSSTGIAGQQQRDLKQIAEQLRLIASRLE; this is translated from the coding sequence ATGAAATCAAAAAATGCCACCTTAGAGGATGTCGCCCGTCATGCTGGCGTGTCGTATCAGACGGTATCAAGGGTTCTGAATAAGTCGGCAAACGTCTCGGAGTCAACGCGGCGCAAGGTGGAACACGCAATTGAAACCCTGCGCTACGTACCCAACCGCCTGGCTCAGCAGCTGGTGGGCAAGCAGAGTACAACTCTGGGTCTGGTAACGACTTCGCTGGCGTTGCATGCGCCCTCACAGGTGGCCGCTGCGGTTAAACGTTATGCGAATGCTGCGGACTACCAGGTGCTGATCGCCATGATTGATGAGAACGTCAATCAAAGTCTGCAGGATTGCATCAATGAACTTAAATCTCAGCGGGTGGATAAAGTGATCATCAATGTCCCGCTGGAGAGCAGCGCTGCTGAGCAGGTCGTGCAGGAGAACGACGATATTCTCTGTCTGTTCCTTGATGTTGATCCCTACAGCGCAGTGTTTAACGTTTCGTTTAACCCGGCTGACGGCACCCGCGCCAGCGTCAAATACCTCTATGAGCAGGGGCATCGCGAGTTTGCCCTGCTGGCGGGTCCTGAGCAGTCGGTCTCCGCCAATCTGCGGTTAAAGAGCTGGCTCGACACGCTGGAAAGCTACCGTCTGAGGCCGGTCAGCATCAGCCACGGTAACTGGGATGCGCAGAGTGGTTACAATGGCGTGCTGCAACTGCTGCGTGAAGCGCCAGAGTTCAGTGCACTGCTGGTGGGCAACGATCAGATGGCGCTGGGTGTGCTGAGTGCGCTGCATCAGCGTGGTGTGGCCGTGCCTGGGCAGATTTCGGTGATTGGCTACGATGACACTTATGAAAGTGCCTTTTTCCATCCGTCGCTGACCACGGTGTCGCTGGATCTCGATTTGCAGGGCAAAGAGGCGGTTGCCCGTCTGTTGCTGGCCAGTGAGCAGGACGAGCAGCGTTCCTCCTCGATTCTGCCGGCAAAGCTGGTGGTGCGCAGCTCGACCGGTATCGCCGGACAGCAGCAGCGTGATTTAAAGCAGATTGCGGAACAACTGCGGCTGATTGCCAGCCGGCTTGAGTAG